One genomic segment of Halalkalicoccus jeotgali B3 includes these proteins:
- a CDS encoding AAA domain-containing protein encodes MKEQQATPQISDNNDRKTYRRSLKLFVSAEEEADREDNKKTFKKNVNPRILELDKDLGYIPEAILTGKRHRISLTFQVPLEDDEDYDNVNIPNRYGIYPQNEVLVRSCKNSGNGEWETRSIYEAIVSDITNASISVSLHRLASSEEKLTQAYREILEAEKIDIGELLNRTPYDRELKGIKALSDGYCDILLGNRTVSFGANTATQSSQKDSVLYENDSQRRGIEKALSANDIACLQGPPGTGKTRVIVELVRRFVEAGKRVLVTAETNKAVDNILFGDSSEQNIKNTCLHHYNQIEGLSAARANPDASDNPLVHQLYGQGVTGREQIVLTTNNSAAGLDSMPLGKEWFDIAIIDEATQATQASAAIPMSLASTTILVGDHKQLGPERSSDQQEEETVPSQVSPFTRLYGEEGLYGSALGVMFDTQYRMHEDIAAFPNQEFYDGRLQNGGEIEKLGKVSPILASHVDGHEQRDGTSRYNTKEIEEVVDYATRLLNQTDLKPGDIGIAAAYRSQADRIENRVEALDNEDYSDIDISTFDAFQGSEREGMLLSFTVSNNRGDLGFLSKGQGERRLNVAMTRAQRHLALFGDWDTLRTDPHGRFERLYQTVEDRGKVI; translated from the coding sequence ATGAAAGAACAACAAGCCACACCACAGATATCTGATAACAACGATCGCAAAACCTACCGACGAAGTCTCAAACTATTCGTCTCCGCTGAAGAAGAAGCCGACCGTGAGGATAACAAGAAGACGTTTAAGAAGAATGTTAATCCCCGGATCTTAGAATTAGACAAGGATCTTGGATACATCCCAGAAGCAATACTCACCGGGAAACGACATCGAATTTCTCTCACCTTCCAGGTGCCCTTAGAAGATGATGAAGATTACGACAACGTGAATATTCCCAATAGGTATGGAATTTATCCCCAAAACGAAGTCTTGGTTCGCTCCTGTAAAAACAGTGGAAATGGAGAATGGGAAACAAGATCCATATATGAAGCAATCGTTTCAGATATAACAAACGCCTCGATCTCGGTGTCATTACACCGACTGGCAAGCTCGGAGGAAAAGTTGACACAAGCGTATAGGGAAATCCTCGAAGCTGAGAAAATTGATATTGGAGAATTATTGAACAGAACGCCGTATGACCGTGAATTGAAGGGAATTAAAGCATTGTCTGACGGGTACTGTGATATTCTCTTAGGAAATCGCACCGTATCTTTTGGAGCGAACACAGCTACCCAGTCCTCGCAAAAAGACAGTGTATTGTACGAAAATGACTCCCAACGACGTGGGATTGAGAAGGCTCTTTCTGCAAATGACATAGCTTGTCTGCAAGGCCCGCCCGGTACTGGAAAAACCCGGGTTATTGTTGAACTTGTCAGGCGCTTCGTTGAAGCTGGAAAACGCGTCCTAGTAACTGCTGAGACTAACAAGGCAGTGGATAATATCTTGTTCGGAGATTCCTCGGAACAGAATATTAAAAACACTTGTTTACATCACTATAATCAGATCGAAGGGCTCAGTGCTGCAAGAGCGAATCCAGATGCGAGTGACAATCCTCTGGTACACCAGCTCTACGGCCAAGGGGTAACAGGCCGTGAACAAATTGTTCTGACTACCAATAATAGCGCTGCGGGGCTTGACTCAATGCCACTTGGGAAGGAGTGGTTTGATATCGCAATCATTGACGAGGCTACGCAGGCAACGCAAGCATCAGCAGCAATCCCAATGAGTCTCGCGTCTACTACAATTCTGGTTGGAGATCACAAGCAGCTTGGACCTGAGCGAAGTTCTGATCAGCAGGAAGAGGAAACGGTTCCTAGCCAGGTATCACCATTTACGCGTCTATATGGCGAGGAAGGGCTGTATGGAAGTGCTTTAGGTGTGATGTTTGACACGCAATATCGAATGCACGAGGATATTGCGGCGTTCCCGAATCAGGAGTTCTACGATGGCCGGCTCCAAAATGGGGGTGAGATCGAGAAACTCGGAAAGGTGTCTCCCATTCTGGCCTCTCATGTTGATGGCCATGAACAGAGGGATGGGACATCTCGGTATAATACAAAGGAGATCGAGGAGGTTGTTGATTACGCGACGAGACTGCTCAACCAGACTGATCTTAAGCCAGGTGATATTGGTATTGCAGCTGCATACCGTAGTCAAGCGGATCGGATTGAAAACCGGGTTGAAGCACTTGATAACGAGGATTATAGTGATATAGACATTTCAACGTTTGACGCCTTCCAAGGAAGTGAGCGAGAGGGGATGTTACTCTCGTTCACAGTGTCTAACAATCGAGGAGACCTTGGGTTCCTTTCAAAAGGGCAGGGAGAAAGGCGGCTAAACGTTGCAATGACCCGCGCTCAGCGCCATCTTGCCCTGTTTGGTGATTGGGATACCCTCCGTACAGATCCTCACGGCCGATTTGAGCGGTTATATCAGACGGTAGAAGATCGGGGAAAAGTCATCTGA
- a CDS encoding amidase family protein, with amino-acid sequence MKIKDEKLHKSIFPTDRRSVMQGIGLAGLGGIASMTTAGATETDSAKSFDPIEATVQDVRTAITSGQVTTRSIVQHYLDRIEVYDEALNALITVNPQALDRADELDKALEESGPVGPLHGVPIIVKDNYDATDMPTTAGAIALKDSVPPDDAFLVKQLREAGGIILAKGNLDEFAGGPDGWSSLGGQTPNPYALDRVPGGSSAGPGAAIAANFAVIGIGTETSGSLVNPAAYGSLVGIRPTRGLLSRDGIVPVDLSQDTGGPLTRTVSDAAVALDVMRGYDPDDPITARGVNEPPLDDESYTDFLNEDGLENVRIGVVREFFGAAENAGDEPGITQEQAEADAAQVTEVIDCAIEDMEQHGAEIVDPVSLLPLDDLLDAASAPSSYKLYLNEYLESLGDDAPYRSVEELAASNLYGCPDAASLREAAEAEPEPDLRESEEYLRAIGGKVALRDAVEQTMVANDVDVLLYPTRARTPPEIGKDMERIRLNYPVGPTAGLPSISVPAGFTEDEYLPVGLELLGLEFAEPLLIETAYAYEQATLRRQAPDGFGPLPADAPDVPYPDFSYEIATEGCSDSS; translated from the coding sequence ATGAAAATAAAAGACGAAAAATTACACAAAAGTATTTTTCCCACCGACCGAAGATCAGTAATGCAAGGGATCGGATTAGCAGGCCTTGGAGGAATCGCGTCGATGACTACAGCAGGGGCAACTGAAACTGACTCTGCGAAGTCTTTCGACCCGATCGAAGCGACCGTTCAAGACGTCCGAACTGCCATTACAAGTGGACAGGTCACTACCCGATCAATCGTACAGCACTATCTTGATCGGATCGAGGTCTATGATGAGGCGCTTAACGCGCTAATCACCGTCAATCCGCAGGCATTGGATCGTGCTGATGAGTTAGATAAGGCGCTCGAAGAGTCTGGCCCAGTCGGTCCGCTTCATGGGGTACCAATCATCGTGAAGGATAACTATGACGCCACGGATATGCCGACGACGGCTGGTGCGATTGCTCTGAAGGACTCCGTTCCACCGGATGATGCGTTCCTTGTGAAGCAACTGCGTGAGGCGGGCGGGATTATCCTTGCCAAAGGGAATCTCGACGAATTTGCAGGTGGGCCCGATGGATGGAGCTCACTTGGTGGACAGACACCCAATCCGTATGCACTTGATCGCGTGCCGGGCGGGTCAAGCGCAGGACCAGGGGCTGCAATCGCAGCGAATTTTGCTGTCATTGGAATCGGTACTGAGACCTCCGGTTCGCTTGTTAATCCGGCAGCATACGGAAGCTTAGTCGGGATTCGACCGACACGCGGACTTTTGAGCCGGGACGGTATTGTCCCAGTTGACTTGTCTCAGGATACCGGTGGCCCACTCACACGTACTGTCAGTGATGCTGCTGTCGCGCTTGATGTGATGCGTGGGTATGATCCGGATGATCCGATTACTGCTCGCGGGGTAAATGAGCCGCCGCTTGACGATGAGAGTTATACCGACTTTCTGAACGAAGACGGTCTTGAAAACGTCCGTATCGGAGTTGTCAGAGAGTTCTTTGGTGCTGCCGAGAATGCTGGCGATGAACCAGGCATCACGCAGGAGCAAGCCGAAGCTGATGCAGCACAAGTAACCGAAGTTATCGACTGCGCCATCGAAGACATGGAGCAGCACGGTGCCGAGATCGTGGACCCCGTAAGTCTCCTACCGCTGGATGACTTGCTTGACGCAGCCAGCGCCCCATCGTCGTATAAGCTATACCTGAACGAGTATCTTGAGAGCCTAGGAGACGATGCACCGTACAGGTCCGTAGAAGAGCTGGCTGCGTCGAATCTCTACGGATGTCCTGACGCTGCCAGTCTCCGTGAAGCGGCGGAAGCAGAGCCTGAGCCAGATCTCAGGGAGTCTGAAGAGTACCTGCGTGCGATCGGGGGCAAAGTTGCGCTACGAGATGCGGTTGAACAGACGATGGTTGCGAACGATGTTGATGTCTTGTTGTATCCAACTCGAGCACGAACTCCGCCTGAAATCGGGAAGGATATGGAGCGAATCCGTCTGAACTATCCAGTGGGTCCGACTGCGGGACTCCCCTCGATTTCTGTTCCTGCAGGATTTACGGAGGACGAATACCTGCCGGTCGGATTAGAACTCCTTGGATTGGAATTCGCCGAGCCACTGCTCATCGAGACTGCGTACGCATACGAGCAAGCGACTCTGCGACGACAGGCACCGGATGGGTTTGGGCCACTCCCTGCTGATGCGCCGGACGTTCCGTACCCGGACTTTTCGTACGAGATCGCTACGGAGGGGTGTTCAGACTCGTCGTAG
- a CDS encoding nucleotide pyrophosphohydrolase: protein MQFDELNVAVREFCESRDWGQYHTPKDLAIGLVTESSELLELFRFKDRTEQLELLAESEKREDIEDELADILFFLLRFADLYDIDLEAALEQKLEKNGKRYPENEYKGSNEKYDE, encoded by the coding sequence ATGCAGTTTGACGAGCTGAATGTGGCTGTGCGGGAGTTCTGTGAGAGCAGAGACTGGGGACAGTATCATACGCCCAAAGACCTCGCTATTGGACTGGTCACGGAATCTAGTGAACTGTTGGAACTGTTCCGGTTCAAGGATCGTACCGAGCAATTGGAACTCCTTGCAGAGTCTGAAAAGCGTGAGGATATTGAGGACGAACTCGCGGACATCCTGTTCTTTCTGCTCCGATTCGCTGATCTATACGATATTGATCTGGAGGCAGCTCTAGAGCAGAAACTTGAGAAGAACGGGAAACGATATCCGGAGAACGAATATAAAGGAAGCAATGAAAAGTACGATGAATAA
- a CDS encoding 2-keto-4-pentenoate hydratase, which translates to MLSDPDALGTQLYRAYRNAKPIDSTTLSSNVTVEEGYAAQDAFLDHRISEEGEPVGYKIGFTNEAVQVDLGVDTPAFGRLLADTVRDDRRFETELRIEPRIEPEIAFLLEEDLSPPVSRLDVLSATDLLVPAIEIVDSRIQNWNLTGPTAIADNALAARLLLGDQIAATDVDLVREGVEVLIDGVRRATGTGAAVLGHPADAVAWLAETLPDHDETLKAGDIVTTGSITEPIPIEAGQTAVVRFSSLGSVVAHAE; encoded by the coding sequence ATGCTTAGTGATCCCGACGCGTTGGGCACGCAACTCTATCGAGCCTACCGAAATGCCAAGCCAATCGACTCGACAACACTCTCATCAAACGTAACGGTTGAGGAGGGATACGCGGCCCAAGACGCATTTCTAGACCACCGGATTTCTGAGGAAGGAGAGCCAGTTGGGTACAAAATCGGCTTCACAAACGAGGCTGTCCAAGTTGATCTCGGCGTCGATACTCCGGCATTCGGACGGCTCCTTGCCGATACCGTGCGAGACGATCGGCGCTTCGAGACAGAACTACGAATCGAACCAAGAATCGAGCCGGAGATTGCCTTTCTGCTGGAAGAGGATCTGTCTCCACCGGTGAGCCGCCTCGACGTTCTTAGCGCGACCGACCTCCTCGTGCCAGCCATTGAGATAGTTGACAGCCGAATCCAGAACTGGAACCTTACAGGACCAACGGCCATTGCCGATAATGCACTCGCGGCTCGGCTCCTCCTTGGCGATCAAATAGCAGCCACTGATGTGGATCTCGTCCGGGAAGGGGTGGAAGTACTGATCGACGGTGTCCGTCGAGCAACGGGAACCGGCGCAGCAGTGCTCGGCCATCCAGCTGACGCCGTCGCCTGGCTCGCAGAGACGCTTCCCGATCATGACGAGACGCTCAAAGCAGGAGATATCGTCACAACGGGTTCGATCACCGAACCAATCCCCATCGAAGCTGGTCAAACAGCTGTTGTGCGCTTCTCGTCGCTCGGCTCCGTTGTCGCACACGCCGAATGA
- a CDS encoding HFX_2341 family transcriptional regulator domain-containing protein, translating to MDVKQRLHLMPLGYEYDRIVKAADQQQADFVILLDYRETDIAKQDDDIVTPEYHHDIREDLKSMGIEVATVPCNLFDLYDSLGTIAEIATAFEDHNVHVNLASGSKVTAIGGMIACMATGARPYYVSAEDYAGGTKEPVAENVDEIYELPKYPIQPPEPQQISILEYVVEKGPVAKKRLIEHGENTELPFIAYYDASGVKDKVRGKYRRLQSQIIKPLLDHEYITIEERGRHQFVEATESGKNTAEAFHYLVNGDIDELGLDPSELPFLPTEDRNSQRD from the coding sequence ATGGACGTTAAACAACGGTTACACCTCATGCCGCTTGGCTATGAGTATGATCGGATCGTAAAGGCAGCTGACCAGCAACAAGCCGATTTCGTGATTCTCTTAGATTATCGAGAGACAGATATTGCAAAGCAAGATGACGATATTGTCACACCAGAATACCACCATGATATTCGGGAGGACCTGAAATCTATGGGAATAGAGGTCGCAACAGTCCCTTGCAACCTCTTTGACCTCTATGATTCACTTGGAACGATTGCAGAGATCGCAACAGCGTTTGAGGATCACAACGTACATGTGAATCTCGCGTCCGGAAGCAAAGTTACTGCTATTGGAGGTATGATCGCCTGCATGGCAACTGGAGCACGTCCGTACTATGTCTCGGCAGAGGATTATGCTGGCGGTACTAAGGAACCAGTAGCAGAAAATGTCGATGAGATATACGAATTACCGAAATATCCTATCCAGCCCCCCGAGCCTCAGCAGATTTCGATTCTCGAATACGTCGTTGAGAAGGGCCCTGTCGCCAAGAAACGACTGATTGAACACGGGGAAAATACAGAGCTCCCATTTATCGCCTACTATGATGCTTCAGGCGTGAAGGACAAGGTACGCGGGAAGTATCGCCGTCTCCAGTCTCAGATCATTAAACCTCTATTGGATCACGAGTACATTACAATTGAAGAGCGAGGTCGCCACCAGTTCGTCGAAGCCACGGAGAGTGGTAAAAATACCGCTGAAGCATTTCACTATCTCGTGAATGGAGATATAGACGAGCTAGGGCTAGATCCCTCGGAACTCCCGTTTCTGCCAACAGAAGATAGAAACTCACAGCGGGATTGA
- a CDS encoding amidase family protein, which yields MYSNIALMSKIPANKGKEEAVIHENGGYSSSRRSVLKAVGAMGVIGTIPGVTSATEDSRCSDESFEILETTVADIHEAFATGRTTAREITKHYLDRIEAYDDQLNVVITLNSDAIQRAEELDEEFADSGPTGLLHGIPILLKDNIDTEDMPTTGGSVLFADTTPPDDAFITQQLRDAGGIILAKVNLGEFAYGSVSSLGGETVSPYDTEIQAGGSSAGSAAGTAANLGAISVGSDTGGSVRGPSSNNSLVGFRPTTGLVSRDGIIPLSSTLDTAGPMTRTVADNAVMLDVMSGYDSADSKTAESIGEIPEDGYVSYLNADGLDGARIGVPWQSIGTDDDEVVAIFEEALSAIEKSGATVVDLDDLPDIATLADEGMVISYEIEREINDYIASLGDEAPVESFREIVDSGTVEGVIAENTFPETEDIDSDALDENVDYLNALLVRRELHKLLYSAIAEYDLDAFVYETGYSSVPPVAAFPSVNVPAGFSEEALAVGIEFMAQPFEEPLLIELAYSFEQATMHRQPPEGFGPMA from the coding sequence ATGTACTCGAATATAGCACTGATGTCAAAAATTCCGGCGAATAAGGGGAAGGAAGAAGCAGTAATACATGAAAATGGTGGATATTCGTCTTCAAGAAGGTCAGTGCTAAAGGCCGTCGGAGCGATGGGGGTAATTGGGACAATTCCTGGAGTTACAAGTGCGACAGAGGATAGCAGGTGTAGTGATGAGTCATTCGAGATTCTTGAAACGACAGTTGCAGATATACACGAAGCCTTCGCTACGGGTCGTACGACGGCTCGTGAGATAACCAAACACTATCTCGATCGGATTGAGGCCTACGATGATCAGTTGAATGTCGTTATTACGCTTAATTCAGATGCGATTCAGCGAGCAGAAGAATTAGATGAGGAGTTCGCTGATTCCGGCCCCACGGGCCTGCTTCATGGTATCCCCATCCTGCTCAAAGACAACATCGATACGGAAGACATGCCAACAACGGGGGGAAGCGTTCTCTTTGCAGATACGACGCCACCAGATGATGCATTCATCACTCAGCAACTTCGGGATGCCGGTGGGATCATCCTCGCGAAGGTCAATCTCGGCGAATTCGCATATGGGTCCGTGAGTTCACTAGGTGGCGAAACAGTGAGTCCATACGATACAGAAATCCAAGCTGGGGGATCAAGTGCAGGCTCAGCAGCAGGAACCGCTGCAAATCTTGGTGCGATCAGCGTTGGTTCAGATACTGGTGGATCGGTTCGTGGTCCAAGCAGCAACAACAGTTTAGTTGGGTTTCGGCCAACAACGGGGCTAGTAAGTAGAGACGGAATTATCCCACTCAGTTCGACGCTTGATACTGCTGGACCAATGACGCGAACCGTTGCGGATAACGCTGTGATGTTAGATGTGATGTCTGGCTACGATTCAGCCGATTCCAAAACAGCCGAAAGCATCGGCGAAATACCCGAGGACGGTTATGTATCGTATTTGAATGCTGATGGCCTTGACGGAGCTCGAATTGGAGTGCCCTGGCAGTCAATCGGCACGGATGATGATGAAGTCGTCGCGATCTTTGAAGAGGCTCTCTCAGCGATCGAGAAAAGCGGTGCGACAGTCGTTGATCTCGATGACCTACCTGACATAGCTACGTTAGCTGACGAGGGAATGGTGATCTCATATGAAATCGAACGAGAGATCAACGACTACATAGCTAGTCTCGGAGACGAAGCACCTGTTGAGTCGTTTAGAGAAATTGTTGACTCTGGCACCGTTGAAGGTGTTATTGCTGAAAATACTTTCCCCGAAACGGAGGATATTGATTCGGATGCCTTAGATGAAAATGTTGACTATCTGAATGCGTTACTCGTGCGCCGAGAGCTTCATAAATTGCTCTATTCTGCAATCGCTGAATATGATCTTGACGCATTCGTCTATGAGACGGGTTATTCCTCGGTCCCGCCGGTTGCAGCATTCCCGAGTGTGAACGTCCCTGCGGGGTTCTCCGAAGAGGCGCTTGCTGTTGGTATTGAATTTATGGCACAGCCGTTCGAGGAGCCCTTACTAATCGAATTAGCGTATTCGTTTGAACAGGCGACTATGCATCGTCAGCCTCCCGAAGGATTTGGACCCATGGCATAA